One stretch of Zerene cesonia ecotype Mississippi chromosome 20, Zerene_cesonia_1.1, whole genome shotgun sequence DNA includes these proteins:
- the LOC119834909 gene encoding restin homolog isoform X9, with amino-acid sequence MNEKNEPIMEAGGVPPAPSSASSDTASTISTATSTVPRSEASRPTTFSKPSGLKPPSKIGRLCSNSAPKPAVPISPRADHSVVLTEDTDSFIIGERVWVGGTKPGQIAYIGETQFAPGDWAGIVLDDPIGKNDGSVAGVRYFQCPEKRGVFSRLTRLTREPLVSHAPHDASPVSDAGSVFERPPSGSARQQRRALSPNGSIRSIVSSKMNASISTTTGGDLRMGDRVIVSSSRGSKAGTLRYVGVTDFASGVWAGVELDDPIGKNDGSVDGKRYFECAPRFGLFAPISKVSRSPSNRKPGACAIHSNGRATPLRRSNSRESLTSLGTSIASSRAGVRLGVTSLGSQRVGAPRASSTPVSAKNALQELLREKQHHLERLMRERELERSEIAKVSLQADRAENALAQIQKEASEANSENAKLKAELEKLNKLLEDEKQKVEDLMFRNEEENINKEDYYRYKEAMERERTVREKHIRELEAEVALQAARAETTASALQALEEQRTAEMTAIAEQHKEELVAAQTLSTELQKLLDEAYALLKEKENEKDSLGRSMSEELTKVKLESEKALLEAKTKMAISQTEFDTQLSVLTSKLQLVESKLETEKQNVERLNKDNSQIITDLNAKLTQLQATVDDKTLELNKVLGASKEHEVNLNKEISKLKMELSAKILDIEQLQDARSKQDAQCKSLHDEIERVKDELNTKIAEYESVLNEASQQEEKNKLEILRLQQDLSAKMKDYDKLLNESNITNETNEKVINEYKQTIHERDKEVIKLKGDFEEATANFNIKHSKIAEEHKKEIEDRNLKIEQLIKEIENHKLILEKNKVEIDSLTAQFNMNTDELKALKEENVRLKQNVNELTEINTNLKNKISSMELEIGELNRQLESTKEKCEELQKSKEKIENEYMNLTGQTTDSNEQFNKLSQHLKDTEKELQDLKDKHRETTNNYGRVEQELKQKIFKIQEDFSNERTELIRSIDENVEKHKIAEQKLQEIEQRVLQVNNRLKELETENDKLLDENTILKQEIESLKIKEQEMIHEFDGTRKKLEVDADKYKEEIALLKAEGASSEVKLIEKVDQLTDAQNDLNNKLEEARKHEDSLQKILDDMTLQMNNEKVQHEKERDQILNELANINTQAGVQKNEEIELKKTLEVKENDIKELKLKLEMLEIDLKSNEEIVVEKDRQMAQINEELTKMTDNKNKIEEQLNNILTESATLKQKYESLLKNSSTEESLLKEQLGQLETLKIEMATMVTEKCNLEAKYKETVLNISKLKENFDQVEVKLKETTEINAELTKLIEEKDNLLKTQSVKIEQDSNELKSVDEEIQKLKNELNSKMTALQEKEEQLNKLNDIVKEGSNDSKQAIEVLERETTELKRKHLHEVESLNNTIKSLQTSLTDQEKQLKELLQSKDKINELQTMLAKSDSDIKQLTNINEAQKLNYEDLNKQLQTQFDEYKKESKLLRHDLKAKVSDYEKELQDSRKKITTELETQNQLQTKLTEADKTILELKEKLELLSVQQTNVGEKDERLEKLTLELQATRNSNTEALQNMEKTLHSLRVDIEQKMALVKEKDSIIVRLQEDLKNFKSKVEISEREKILLQKEISKRNSEIRDKNDNNAMGTLGQGDTAPARSEEDKDMLDGQVNFLNSVIVDMQRKNEQLMARVQALEGSTIANEPPLFNGRKARAVAPRLFCDICDEFDAHDTEDCPKQALPELREAPEPGKKQPPPPRPYCDICEVFGHATENCDEEETF; translated from the exons aTCACAGCGTAGTATTAACGGAAGATACCGACAGTTTCATTATTGGGGAGCGAGTTTGGGTTGGAGGAACGAAACCAGGTCAAATTGCGTATATTGGTGAAACACAATTTGCTCCTGGCGACTGGGCGGGAATTGTACTTGATGACCCTATTG GAAAAAATGATGGATCCGTAGCTGGAGTTCGATATTTTCAATGCCCCGAGAAGAGAGGGGTTTTTTCTCGTCTTACTCGATTAACTCGTGAACCACTTGTGTCTCATGCTCCTCATGACGCGTCACCTGTTTCGGATGCAGGAAGCGTTTTTGAAAGGCCACCATCTGGGTCTGCTCGGCAGCAAAGACGCGCCTTATCACCCAATGGAAGTATTCGTAGCATCGTCAGCAGTAAGATGA ATGCTTCAATTTCTACGACTACCGGTGGTGATTTACGTATGGGTGATCGCGTTATTGTCTCTAGTAGCCGTGGAAGCAAGGCTGGCACTCTCCGATATGTGGGTGTTACCGATTTTGCGTCCGGCGTTTGGGCCGGTGTGGAACTTGATGATCCTATTGGAAAGAACGATGGATCTGTAGATGGGAAGAG ATATTTCGAGTGCGCACCACGTTTTGGTTTGTTCGCTCCCATATCGAAGGTTTCTCGGTCTCCGTCCAACCGCAAGCCTGGTGCGTGCGCAATTCATAGCAACGGTCGCGCTACTCCATTGCGGCGATCCAATTCCCGCGAGTCGCTCACGTCTCTCGGCACATCGATCGCATCGTCCCGCGCAGGGGTGAGACTGGGGGTGACGTCGCTGGGTTCTCAG CGTGTCGGAGCTCCGCGAGCCTCTTCCACCCCGGTCTCCGCTAAGAACGCCCTGCAG gaaCTGTTGCGTGAAAAACAACATCATTTGGAGCGACTTATGCGAGAGAGGGAGTTGGAGAGATCTGAAATAGCGAAAGTGTCCCTTCAGGCTGATCGGGCGGAAAACGCGCTTGCGCAAATACAGAAGGAGGCTTCGGAG GCAAATTCTGAAAACGCTAAACTTAAAGCTGAACTTGAAAAGTTGAATAAGTTGTTGGAAGATGAAAAGCAGAAAGTTGAAGATCTTATGTTTAGAAATgaagaagaaaatattaataaagaagaCTATTAT AGATATAAAGAAGCGATGGAG CGCGAAAGAACGGTTCGAGAGAAGCATATTCGTGAGTTGGAAGCAGAAGTTGCATTACAAGCGGCCCGTGCTGAGACTACGGCGAGCGCGCTTCAAGCGCTTGAAGAACAACGAACCGCTGAAATGACAGCTATAGCGGAACAACATAAAGAAGAATTGGTGGCTGCTCAAA CGTTGTCCACAGAATTACAAAAACTTCTAGATGAAGCATATGCGCTGTTAAAGGAAAAAGAGAATGAGAAAGATTCTCTAGGCAGAAGTATGTCGGAAGAATTAACTAAAGTGAAATTGGAATCGGAGAAAGCTCTCCTCGAAGCTAAAACCAAAATGGCTATTTCACAAACTGAGTTCGATACTCAATTATCAGTTTTAACGTCCAAATTGCAGCTTGTAGAATCCAAGCTGGAGACTGAAAAACAAAACGTAGaacgtttaaataaagataatagtCAAATAATTACGGATCTAAATGCTAAGTTGACACAACTTCAAGCTACAGTAGACGATAAAACATTAGAATTAAACAAAG taCTTGGTGCTAGTAAAGAACATGAAGTCaacttaaataaagaaattagtAAGTTAAAAATGGAACTTAGTGctaaaatattagatattgaACAGTTGCAAGATGCAAGATCTAAACAAGACGCTCAGTGTAAATCATTGCATGATGAAATTGAACGCGTAAAAGatgaattaaatactaaaatagcAGAATACGAAAGTGTTCTAAATGAAGCTTCACAacaagaagaaaaaaataaactagagATTTTAAGATTACAACAAGATTTGAGTGCCAAAATGAAGGATTATGATAAACTACTTAATGAATCgaatattacaaatgaaacaaatgaaaaagtgatcaatgaatataaacaGACAATTCATGAACGTGACAAGGAagttatcaaattaaaaggTGACTTTGAAGAAGCGACGgctaatttcaatataaaacatagtaAAATTGCCGaagaacataaaaaagaaatagaagatcgtaatttaaaaatagaacaacTAATCAAAGAAATTGAGAACCACAAGCTGATATTGGAGAAAAACAAAGTTGAAATCGATAGTTTAACCGCGCAATTTAATATGAACACAGATGAATTAAAGGCATTGAAAGAAGAAAACGTAAGGCTTAAACAAAACGTCAACGAATTGACGGAAATTAATACAAACTTGAAAAACAAGATATCATCAATGGAACTGGAAATTGGTGAACTTAACCGTCAATTAGAAAGTACCAAAGAGAAATGCGAAGAATTGCAAAAATCgaaagaaaaaattgaaaatgagtATATGAATCTTACTGGTCAAACAACAGATTCCAATGAACAGTTTAATAAACTATCTCAACACTTGAAAGATACAGAAAAAGAACTTCAGGATCTGAAGGATAAGCACAGAGAAACTACCAATAATTACGGTAGAGTAGAACAAGAGCttaagcaaaaaatatttaaaatacaggaGGACTTTTCCAATGAACGTACAGAATTAATACGATCTATTGATGAGAATGTTGAAAAGCATAAAATTGCTGAACAAAAATTACAGGAAATAGAACAACGTGTGTTACAAGTTAATAATCGTCTTAAAGAACTTGAAACTGAAAACGATAAACTATTAgatgaaaatacaattttgaaaCAAGAAATTGAaagtcttaaaataaaagaacaagAAATGATTCATGAATTTGACGGAACTCGGAAAAAACTTGAAGTAGATGCAGATAAATATAAGGAAGAGATTGCACTTCTGAAGGCAGAAGGTGCTTCATCAGAAGTGAAATTGATTGAAAAAGTAGACCAACTTACCGATGCGCAAAATGACcttaataacaaattagaaGAAGCTAGGAAACATGAGGATTCTCTGCAGAAAATTTTGGATGACATGACGTTACAAATGAACAATGAGAAGGTACAACATGAAAAGGAAAGagatcaaattttaaatgagttaGCAAATATTAACACTCAGGCAGGTGTCCAGAAAAATGAAGAGATAGAATTGAAGAAAACATTAGAAGTAAAAGAGAATGATATAAAAGAGCTCAAACTAAAATTAGAAATGCTTGAGATAGATTTGAAGTCAAATGAAGAAATCGTAGTAGAAAAAGATCGCCAAATGGCTCAAATCAATGAGGAACTTACAAAGATGActgacaataaaaataaaattgaagagcaattaaataatattctcaCTGAGTCTGCGACACTGAAGCAGAAATATGAAAGCCTTCTTAAAAATTCTTCGACGGAAGAATCTTTGTTGAAGGAACAACTTGGACAGTTGGAGACTTTGAAAATAGAAATGGCAACCATGGTTACAGAGAAATGTAATTTGGAAGCCAAATACAAagaaacagttttaaatattagcaaGCTTAAGGAAAATTTTGATCAAGTGGAAGTTAAATTAAAGGAAACAACAGAAATCAACGCTGAACTTACAAAACTCATCGAAGAAAAAGATAACCTATTAAAAACGCAGAGTGTAAAAATTGAACAGGATTCCAACGAACTTAAATCAGTAGATGAAGAAATCcaaaaactgaaaaatgaaCTTAATAGTAAGATGACTGCACTCCAGGAGAAGGAAGAacaacttaataaattaaacgacATTGTAAAAGAGGGATCTAATGACTCAAAACAAGCTATCGAAGTTTTGGAACGAGAAACTACCgagttaaaaagaaaacatttacatGAGGTAGAATCTCTTAATAATACTATCAAAAGTTTACAAACCAGCTTGACGGACcaagaaaaacaattaaaagagTTATTGCAATCAAAAGATAAGATAAACGAATTACAAACAATGCTTGCAAAGTCTGATAGTGACATTAAACAATTAACGAATATTAATGAAGCTCAAAAACTAAACTATGAAGACCTGAACAAACAACTTCAAACACAGTTTGATGAATACAAGAAAGAGAGTAAATTATTAAGACACGACCTTAAAGCTAAAGTGAGTGATTATGAAAAAGAACTTCAAGATTCAAGAAAGAAAATAACCACTGAACTAGAAACCCAAAATCAGctgcaaacaaaattaacagaAGCAGATAAGACTATATTAGAATTAAAGGAGAAGTTAGAATTACTGTCTGTACAACAAACAAATGTCGGTGAAAAAGACGAGAGATTAGAAAAACTTACATTGGAACTACAAGCGACAAGAAACTCCAATACTGAAGCTTTGCAAAATATggaaaaaacattacattcaTTGCGAGTCGATATCGAACAAAAGATGGCACTCGTGAAAGAGAAGGATAGTATTATTGTACGCTTACAAGAAGATCTCAAG AATTTTAAATCGAAAGTAGAAATTTCTGAAAGAGAAAAGATTCTTTTGCAAAAGGAGATTTCTAAACGAAATAGTGAAATACGAGACAAAAACGACAATAATGCGATGGGGACACTGGGACAAGGAGATACTGCGCCTGCACG atcAGAAGAAGATAAGGATATGTTGGACGGTCAAGTGAATTTTTTGAATTCCGTGATCGTAGACATGCAACGAAAGAACGAACAACTGATGGCAAGAGTTCAAGCGCTCGAGGGCAGCACCATTGCTAATGAGCCTCCACTTTT CAACGGGCGCAAAGCGCGGGCAGTGGCGCCGCGTTTGTTCTGCGATATCTGCGACGAGTTCGACGCGCACGACACGGAGGACTGCCCCAAGCAGGCGCTGCCCGAGCTGCGCGAAGCGCCCGAGCCGGGCAAAAAGCAGCCGCCGCCACCAAGGCCTTACTGCGATATATGTGAAG tGTTTGGCCATGCTACGGAAAACTGTGATGAAGAAGAGACCttctaa
- the LOC119834909 gene encoding restin homolog isoform X7, producing the protein MNEKNEPIMEAGGVPPAPSSASSDTASTISTATSTVPRSEASRPTTFSKPSGLKPPSKIGRLCSNSAPKPAVPISPRADGSSSDARKFSDDSSRKHLSDHSVVLTEDTDSFIIGERVWVGGTKPGQIAYIGETQFAPGDWAGIVLDDPIGKNDGSVAGVRYFQCPEKRGVFSRLTRLTREPLVSHAPHDASPVSDAGSVFERPPSGSARQQRRALSPNGSIRSIVSSKMNASISTTTGGDLRMGDRVIVSSSRGSKAGTLRYVGVTDFASGVWAGVELDDPIGKNDGSVDGKRYFECAPRFGLFAPISKVSRSPSNRKPGACAIHSNGRATPLRRSNSRESLTSLGTSIASSRAGVRLGVTSLGSQRVGAPRASSTPVSAKNALQELLREKQHHLERLMRERELERSEIAKVSLQADRAENALAQIQKEASEANSENAKLKAELEKLNKLLEDEKQKVEDLMFRNEEENINKEDYYRYKEAMERERTVREKHIRELEAEVALQAARAETTASALQALEEQRTAEMTAIAEQHKEELVAAQTLSTELQKLLDEAYALLKEKENEKDSLGRSMSEELTKVKLESEKALLEAKTKMAISQTEFDTQLSVLTSKLQLVESKLETEKQNVERLNKDNSQIITDLNAKLTQLQATVDDKTLELNKVLGASKEHEVNLNKEISKLKMELSAKILDIEQLQDARSKQDAQCKSLHDEIERVKDELNTKIAEYESVLNEASQQEEKNKLEILRLQQDLSAKMKDYDKLLNESNITNETNEKVINEYKQTIHERDKEVIKLKGDFEEATANFNIKHSKIAEEHKKEIEDRNLKIEQLIKEIENHKLILEKNKVEIDSLTAQFNMNTDELKALKEENVRLKQNVNELTEINTNLKNKISSMELEIGELNRQLESTKEKCEELQKSKEKIENEYMNLTGQTTDSNEQFNKLSQHLKDTEKELQDLKDKHRETTNNYGRVEQELKQKIFKIQEDFSNERTELIRSIDENVEKHKIAEQKLQEIEQRVLQVNNRLKELETENDKLLDENTILKQEIESLKIKEQEMIHEFDGTRKKLEVDADKYKEEIALLKAEGASSEVKLIEKVDQLTDAQNDLNNKLEEARKHEDSLQKILDDMTLQMNNEKVQHEKERDQILNELANINTQAGVQKNEEIELKKTLEVKENDIKELKLKLEMLEIDLKSNEEIVVEKDRQMAQINEELTKMTDNKNKIEEQLNNILTESATLKQKYESLLKNSSTEESLLKEQLGQLETLKIEMATMVTEKCNLEAKYKETVLNISKLKENFDQVEVKLKETTEINAELTKLIEEKDNLLKTQSVKIEQDSNELKSVDEEIQKLKNELNSKMTALQEKEEQLNKLNDIVKEGSNDSKQAIEVLERETTELKRKHLHEVESLNNTIKSLQTSLTDQEKQLKELLQSKDKINELQTMLAKSDSDIKQLTNINEAQKLNYEDLNKQLQTQFDEYKKESKLLRHDLKAKVSDYEKELQDSRKKITTELETQNQLQTKLTEADKTILELKEKLELLSVQQTNVGEKDERLEKLTLELQATRNSNTEALQNMEKTLHSLRVDIEQKMALVKEKDSIIVRLQEDLKNFKSKVEISEREKILLQKEISKRNSEIRDKNDNNAMGTLGQGDTAPARSEEDKDMLDGQVNFLNSVIVDMQRKNEQLMARVQALEGSTIANEPPLFNGRKARAVAPRLFCDICDEFDAHDTEDCPKQALPELREAPEPGKKQPPPPRPYCDICEVFGHATENCDEEETF; encoded by the exons ACGGCAGCTCTTCCGACGCAAGAAAGTTTAGCGACGATTCGTCAAGAAAACATTTGTCAG aTCACAGCGTAGTATTAACGGAAGATACCGACAGTTTCATTATTGGGGAGCGAGTTTGGGTTGGAGGAACGAAACCAGGTCAAATTGCGTATATTGGTGAAACACAATTTGCTCCTGGCGACTGGGCGGGAATTGTACTTGATGACCCTATTG GAAAAAATGATGGATCCGTAGCTGGAGTTCGATATTTTCAATGCCCCGAGAAGAGAGGGGTTTTTTCTCGTCTTACTCGATTAACTCGTGAACCACTTGTGTCTCATGCTCCTCATGACGCGTCACCTGTTTCGGATGCAGGAAGCGTTTTTGAAAGGCCACCATCTGGGTCTGCTCGGCAGCAAAGACGCGCCTTATCACCCAATGGAAGTATTCGTAGCATCGTCAGCAGTAAGATGA ATGCTTCAATTTCTACGACTACCGGTGGTGATTTACGTATGGGTGATCGCGTTATTGTCTCTAGTAGCCGTGGAAGCAAGGCTGGCACTCTCCGATATGTGGGTGTTACCGATTTTGCGTCCGGCGTTTGGGCCGGTGTGGAACTTGATGATCCTATTGGAAAGAACGATGGATCTGTAGATGGGAAGAG ATATTTCGAGTGCGCACCACGTTTTGGTTTGTTCGCTCCCATATCGAAGGTTTCTCGGTCTCCGTCCAACCGCAAGCCTGGTGCGTGCGCAATTCATAGCAACGGTCGCGCTACTCCATTGCGGCGATCCAATTCCCGCGAGTCGCTCACGTCTCTCGGCACATCGATCGCATCGTCCCGCGCAGGGGTGAGACTGGGGGTGACGTCGCTGGGTTCTCAG CGTGTCGGAGCTCCGCGAGCCTCTTCCACCCCGGTCTCCGCTAAGAACGCCCTGCAG gaaCTGTTGCGTGAAAAACAACATCATTTGGAGCGACTTATGCGAGAGAGGGAGTTGGAGAGATCTGAAATAGCGAAAGTGTCCCTTCAGGCTGATCGGGCGGAAAACGCGCTTGCGCAAATACAGAAGGAGGCTTCGGAG GCAAATTCTGAAAACGCTAAACTTAAAGCTGAACTTGAAAAGTTGAATAAGTTGTTGGAAGATGAAAAGCAGAAAGTTGAAGATCTTATGTTTAGAAATgaagaagaaaatattaataaagaagaCTATTAT AGATATAAAGAAGCGATGGAG CGCGAAAGAACGGTTCGAGAGAAGCATATTCGTGAGTTGGAAGCAGAAGTTGCATTACAAGCGGCCCGTGCTGAGACTACGGCGAGCGCGCTTCAAGCGCTTGAAGAACAACGAACCGCTGAAATGACAGCTATAGCGGAACAACATAAAGAAGAATTGGTGGCTGCTCAAA CGTTGTCCACAGAATTACAAAAACTTCTAGATGAAGCATATGCGCTGTTAAAGGAAAAAGAGAATGAGAAAGATTCTCTAGGCAGAAGTATGTCGGAAGAATTAACTAAAGTGAAATTGGAATCGGAGAAAGCTCTCCTCGAAGCTAAAACCAAAATGGCTATTTCACAAACTGAGTTCGATACTCAATTATCAGTTTTAACGTCCAAATTGCAGCTTGTAGAATCCAAGCTGGAGACTGAAAAACAAAACGTAGaacgtttaaataaagataatagtCAAATAATTACGGATCTAAATGCTAAGTTGACACAACTTCAAGCTACAGTAGACGATAAAACATTAGAATTAAACAAAG taCTTGGTGCTAGTAAAGAACATGAAGTCaacttaaataaagaaattagtAAGTTAAAAATGGAACTTAGTGctaaaatattagatattgaACAGTTGCAAGATGCAAGATCTAAACAAGACGCTCAGTGTAAATCATTGCATGATGAAATTGAACGCGTAAAAGatgaattaaatactaaaatagcAGAATACGAAAGTGTTCTAAATGAAGCTTCACAacaagaagaaaaaaataaactagagATTTTAAGATTACAACAAGATTTGAGTGCCAAAATGAAGGATTATGATAAACTACTTAATGAATCgaatattacaaatgaaacaaatgaaaaagtgatcaatgaatataaacaGACAATTCATGAACGTGACAAGGAagttatcaaattaaaaggTGACTTTGAAGAAGCGACGgctaatttcaatataaaacatagtaAAATTGCCGaagaacataaaaaagaaatagaagatcgtaatttaaaaatagaacaacTAATCAAAGAAATTGAGAACCACAAGCTGATATTGGAGAAAAACAAAGTTGAAATCGATAGTTTAACCGCGCAATTTAATATGAACACAGATGAATTAAAGGCATTGAAAGAAGAAAACGTAAGGCTTAAACAAAACGTCAACGAATTGACGGAAATTAATACAAACTTGAAAAACAAGATATCATCAATGGAACTGGAAATTGGTGAACTTAACCGTCAATTAGAAAGTACCAAAGAGAAATGCGAAGAATTGCAAAAATCgaaagaaaaaattgaaaatgagtATATGAATCTTACTGGTCAAACAACAGATTCCAATGAACAGTTTAATAAACTATCTCAACACTTGAAAGATACAGAAAAAGAACTTCAGGATCTGAAGGATAAGCACAGAGAAACTACCAATAATTACGGTAGAGTAGAACAAGAGCttaagcaaaaaatatttaaaatacaggaGGACTTTTCCAATGAACGTACAGAATTAATACGATCTATTGATGAGAATGTTGAAAAGCATAAAATTGCTGAACAAAAATTACAGGAAATAGAACAACGTGTGTTACAAGTTAATAATCGTCTTAAAGAACTTGAAACTGAAAACGATAAACTATTAgatgaaaatacaattttgaaaCAAGAAATTGAaagtcttaaaataaaagaacaagAAATGATTCATGAATTTGACGGAACTCGGAAAAAACTTGAAGTAGATGCAGATAAATATAAGGAAGAGATTGCACTTCTGAAGGCAGAAGGTGCTTCATCAGAAGTGAAATTGATTGAAAAAGTAGACCAACTTACCGATGCGCAAAATGACcttaataacaaattagaaGAAGCTAGGAAACATGAGGATTCTCTGCAGAAAATTTTGGATGACATGACGTTACAAATGAACAATGAGAAGGTACAACATGAAAAGGAAAGagatcaaattttaaatgagttaGCAAATATTAACACTCAGGCAGGTGTCCAGAAAAATGAAGAGATAGAATTGAAGAAAACATTAGAAGTAAAAGAGAATGATATAAAAGAGCTCAAACTAAAATTAGAAATGCTTGAGATAGATTTGAAGTCAAATGAAGAAATCGTAGTAGAAAAAGATCGCCAAATGGCTCAAATCAATGAGGAACTTACAAAGATGActgacaataaaaataaaattgaagagcaattaaataatattctcaCTGAGTCTGCGACACTGAAGCAGAAATATGAAAGCCTTCTTAAAAATTCTTCGACGGAAGAATCTTTGTTGAAGGAACAACTTGGACAGTTGGAGACTTTGAAAATAGAAATGGCAACCATGGTTACAGAGAAATGTAATTTGGAAGCCAAATACAAagaaacagttttaaatattagcaaGCTTAAGGAAAATTTTGATCAAGTGGAAGTTAAATTAAAGGAAACAACAGAAATCAACGCTGAACTTACAAAACTCATCGAAGAAAAAGATAACCTATTAAAAACGCAGAGTGTAAAAATTGAACAGGATTCCAACGAACTTAAATCAGTAGATGAAGAAATCcaaaaactgaaaaatgaaCTTAATAGTAAGATGACTGCACTCCAGGAGAAGGAAGAacaacttaataaattaaacgacATTGTAAAAGAGGGATCTAATGACTCAAAACAAGCTATCGAAGTTTTGGAACGAGAAACTACCgagttaaaaagaaaacatttacatGAGGTAGAATCTCTTAATAATACTATCAAAAGTTTACAAACCAGCTTGACGGACcaagaaaaacaattaaaagagTTATTGCAATCAAAAGATAAGATAAACGAATTACAAACAATGCTTGCAAAGTCTGATAGTGACATTAAACAATTAACGAATATTAATGAAGCTCAAAAACTAAACTATGAAGACCTGAACAAACAACTTCAAACACAGTTTGATGAATACAAGAAAGAGAGTAAATTATTAAGACACGACCTTAAAGCTAAAGTGAGTGATTATGAAAAAGAACTTCAAGATTCAAGAAAGAAAATAACCACTGAACTAGAAACCCAAAATCAGctgcaaacaaaattaacagaAGCAGATAAGACTATATTAGAATTAAAGGAGAAGTTAGAATTACTGTCTGTACAACAAACAAATGTCGGTGAAAAAGACGAGAGATTAGAAAAACTTACATTGGAACTACAAGCGACAAGAAACTCCAATACTGAAGCTTTGCAAAATATggaaaaaacattacattcaTTGCGAGTCGATATCGAACAAAAGATGGCACTCGTGAAAGAGAAGGATAGTATTATTGTACGCTTACAAGAAGATCTCAAG AATTTTAAATCGAAAGTAGAAATTTCTGAAAGAGAAAAGATTCTTTTGCAAAAGGAGATTTCTAAACGAAATAGTGAAATACGAGACAAAAACGACAATAATGCGATGGGGACACTGGGACAAGGAGATACTGCGCCTGCACG atcAGAAGAAGATAAGGATATGTTGGACGGTCAAGTGAATTTTTTGAATTCCGTGATCGTAGACATGCAACGAAAGAACGAACAACTGATGGCAAGAGTTCAAGCGCTCGAGGGCAGCACCATTGCTAATGAGCCTCCACTTTT CAACGGGCGCAAAGCGCGGGCAGTGGCGCCGCGTTTGTTCTGCGATATCTGCGACGAGTTCGACGCGCACGACACGGAGGACTGCCCCAAGCAGGCGCTGCCCGAGCTGCGCGAAGCGCCCGAGCCGGGCAAAAAGCAGCCGCCGCCACCAAGGCCTTACTGCGATATATGTGAAG tGTTTGGCCATGCTACGGAAAACTGTGATGAAGAAGAGACCttctaa